In Aspergillus nidulans FGSC A4 chromosome IV, a single window of DNA contains:
- a CDS encoding dienelactone hydrolase (transcript_id=CADANIAT00000318): MASLTINAPGGGFLYSNSRNARLIITAETPDFDTEFVQAWSKEGFNTIYIPYHEDEKEYIRRLMAVKEGLSVGDNYGVIAFGDAAAFCLDYYLKPNNVSRLCALICYYPTSIPDIRSRYPPSVQILTHLAGDTIDVVTTPTLLGLQGKKKRSTRRINPGIGTGELLDIGHRAYTYSDAQPGFAEVDLDEYHRLDADLAFTRTLEVLRKAYGREGDLEQPWEEHLQGKFFSMNLSDTMSHYTKNLTPTATYVPTLSGATGSRALRRFYDQYFLHKLPPSMHLRLISRTVGADRVVDELYVSFEHTQEIPWMLPGVPPTNRKVEIVLVSIVSMRAKQLYSEHIYWDQASVLVQVGLLDPKLVPKETQEKGVDRLPVIGREAARRILDEDPEVEEPEFHNRLIRRSRQRRESGRVAESSVPQSPIVQSEAEGSGPKKGKRAGPQNGEQNGEKSGIQAGDDGEGLKDGQEDGDAHNSHVEERDGAENKKDQEKDKNELNSESN, translated from the exons ATGGCTTCACTCACTATCAATGCCCCAGGGGGCGGATTCCTCTACTCTAACTCGCGAAACGCGCGTCTCATCATCACTGCTGAAACCCCAGACTTCGATACCGAGTTCGTCCAGGCATGGTCAAAGGAGGGATTCAACACAATCTACATCCCTTATCATGAAGACGAAAAGGAGTATATTCGTCGCCTGATGGCGGTCAAAGAGGGTCTCAGTGTTGGCGACAACTACGGTGTTATCG CATTCGGTGACGCCGCCGCATTCTGTCTCGATTACTATCTCAAACCGAATAATGTCAGTCGCCTGTGCGCGCTCATCTGCTACTATCCTACCAGCATCCCCGACATTCGGTCGCGATACCCGCCGTCGGTGCAGATACTAACACACCTCGCTGGCGATACCATTGACGTCGTCACGACGCCGACCCTTCTGGGACTCcagggcaagaagaagagatcgaccAGGCGTATCAACCCCGGAATCGGGACGGGAGAACTCCTCGACATCGGACACCGCGCGTACACTTACTCGGACGCCCAGCCGGGTTTTGCGGAAGTAGACCTGGATGAGTACCACCGGCTAGATGCAGACCTCGCCTTTACGCGCACGCTTGAAGTACTGCGCAAGGCGTACGGTCGGGAGGGTGATCTGGAGCAGCCGTGGGAGGAGCATTTGCAGG GCAAGTTCTTCTCCATGAATCTTAGCGATACAATGTCCCACTACACCAAGAACCTTACCCCCACTGCCACCTATGTCCCAACCCTAAGCGGCGCCACGGGCTCCCGCGCCCTCCGTCGGTTCTACGATCAGTATTTCCTCCACAAACTGCCTCCTTCAATGCATCTCCGCCTAATCTCGCGCACCGTCGGTGCTGATCGCGTCGTCGACGAGCTGTATGTCTCCTTTGAACATACGCAAGAGATCCCCTGGATGCTCCCCGGCGTTCCTCCCACGAACCGCAAAGTCGAGATTGTTCTCGTCAGCATCGTCAGCATGCGCGCGAAACAGCTTTACTCGGAGCATATCTACTGGGATCAGGCTAGTGTTCTAGTGCAGGTGGGCCTGCTTGACCCGAAGCTTGTGCCGAAGGAGACGCAGGAGAAGGGTGTTGATCGGTTGCCTGTTATTGGGCGCGAGGCTGCGAGGAGAATTTTGGATGAGGACCCGGAGGTAGAGGAGCCAGAGTTTCATAATCGGTTGATCAGAAGGTCgaggcagaggagggagagtggTAGGGTTGCCGAGAGCTCGGTGCCGCAGTCGCCCATTGTGCAGTCTGAGGCGGAGGGGTCTGGgccgaagaaggggaagagggcCGGTCCTCAAAATGGGGAGCAAAATGGGGAGAAGAGTGGCATTCAGGCTGGGGATGATGGTGAAGGGTTGAAGGATGGTCAAGAGGATGGGGATGCCCACAACAGCCATGTTGAAGAGCGGGACGGAGCTGAAAACAAGAAGGACCaggagaaggacaagaacgaGCTCAACTCTGAATCTAATTAG
- a CDS encoding putative MFS transporter (transcript_id=CADANIAT00000319) has translation MSLVQHVSSLEGVDAVPGSQDERESTNGTYNTSRSIKRKISYDFFPQSVSAIEDITTTAPYKVSTAKRLAQVFATILACWLGSGIIFGYAALKPVLIAQGVYRDLCPADELEGEFDTCYDQELRLNLFFTVGSITTNVCSLPVGSMLDRYGSRVCGFASCFFLAAGSLLMSFSFSSQFDGFIVANFLLALGGTFLFVPSFQIANAFPKHTGTIVALVTGAFDASAAVYLFYRLVFEASNGTFTPDKFFLAYTIVPALILITWIVLMPARDYQTTHQLEVRIEKAEDATGDVHDSDDEIDSLTELHRVRSERAERRRLKIQELDQVLGDEEERKHREQQEEERQQTSAVWGVLHGLPAHKQMATPWFILITIMTVLQMLRMNYFIATIRNQYEYMLDEEKGIEINNFFDVALPVGGVLSTPFIGLLLDHLSVPCTLALIVFLTTLIGALNSIPTLWTGYFTVILFVLLRPLYYSAMSDYATKVFGFATFGRVYGTIVCLSGLINFSQTGLDALTNGPFDGNPIPINIILAGAGFIVGSILVAFVATAGHRLRKQREEAEDGERQRLIPVREESPLSYT, from the exons ATGTCCCTCGTGCAGCATGTGTCGTCACTCGAGGGTGTGGATGCTGTGCCAGGATCTCAAGATGAGCGCGAGTCCACCAACGGCACCTACAATACCTCGAGGTCGATTAAGCGAAAGATCAGCTATGATTTCTTCCCCCAGTCCGTCTCAGCCATCGAGGATATCACGACGACGGCCCCTTACAAAGTGTCCACCGCGAAGCGACTGG CCCAGGTTTTCGCCACGATATTAGCCTGCTGGCTCGGGTCCGGAATAATCTTTGGATACGCAGCGTTGAAACCTGTGCTTATCGCTCAAGGAGTATATCGGGATTTATGTCCTGCAGATGAGCTGGAGGGGGAGTTCgatacctgctatgaccaggAGCTGAG GTTGAACCTGTTTTTCACTGTCGGCTCTATAACGACTAACGTGTGCTCGCTGCCGGTTGGTAGTATGCTCGACCGGTACGGGTCGCGAGTTTGCGGGTTTGCGAGCTGCTTTTTTCTGGCTGCTGGCAGCTTGCTGATGTCtttctcgttctcgtcgCAGTTCGACGGCTTCATTGTTGCAAactttcttcttgcgctcGGCGGCACGTTCTTGTTCGTCCCGTCTTTCCAGATCGCCAATGCGTTTCCGAAACACACTGGAACAATTGTCGCTCTTGTGACGGGCGCTTTTGACGCATCGGCCGCGGTCTATCTGTTCTATAGACTTGTGTTCGAAGCGAGCAATGGCACTTTCACCCCGGACAAATTCTTCCTCGCCTATACCATTGTTCCGGCTTTGATCCTTATCACTTGGATCGTTTTAATGCCAGCGCGCGATTATCAGACGACCCACCAGTTAGAGGTTCGGAttgagaaggcagaggatgCGACGGGGGATGTTCACGATTCAGACGACGAGATCGACAGTTTGACCGAGCTCCATCGAGTACGAAGCGAGAGGGCTGAGCGCCGTCGCTTGAAAATCCAAGAATTGGATCAGGTTctgggagacgaagaagagcggaAGCATcgcgagcagcaggaagaagagcgccAGCAGACTAGCGCTGTCTGGGGTGTTCTTCATGGCTTGCCCGCTCACAAGCAAATGGCGACGCCCTGGTTCATACTCATCACCATAATGACAGTGTTGCAGATGCTCCGGATGAACTACTTTATCGCCACCATTCGTAACCAGTACGAATATATGCTCGACGAGGAGAAAGGCATCGAGATCAACAACTTCTTCGACGTCGCCTTACCCGTTGGTGGTGTCCTTTCCACCCCCTTTATCGGACTGCTGCTCGACCATCTCAGCGTCCCATGTACACTGGCCCTGATAGTTTTCCTCACCACGCTGATTGGCGCCCTCAATTCCATCCCTACTCTCTGGACGGGCTATTTCAccgtcatcctcttcgtccttctcCGCCCGCTGTACTACTCCGCCATGTC CGACTACGCCACCAAGGTCTTTGGCTTCGCGACGTTTGGCCGCGTCTACGGGACAATCGTATGCCTGTCTGGTCTGATTAACTTCTCTCAAACAGGTCTTGACGCCCTAACCAATGGCCCATTTGATGGCAACCCTATCCCGATAAATATCATCCTCGCAGGCGCAGGATTTATTGTCGGCTCTATTCTCGTGGCTTTTGTGGCGACTGCAGGACACCGGCTTAGGAAACAGCgggaagaagcggaggatGGCGAACGGCAGAGGCTGATTCCTGTGCGGGAGGAGAGCCCGCTTAGCTACACGTAA
- a CDS encoding putative phthalate transporter (transcript_id=CADANIAT00000320), with product MSVSNTLGRDEKYSPTVEKVEDAGHAALNNIDYDEEFSPEEQKRIIRRIDLRLVTITGLAYCVSLMDRTNLSMAAVAGMVVDLELWYARYDVQKRFSIFYLIGCVASALAGILAFGLMQLDGSQGLAGWRWIFILEGVITGAIGVLAIIFLVDFPDRAHKSWKFLSERECAFVVRRINRDRSDGDAEPFSLKRFLKPALDLKIWGFAVIFFCVTTVSYAIAYFLPIILSEGMGFDTGTSQCLVAPPYAAAGFVMYGTSWVGDKYRMRGPVLIFNALLCIIGLPMMGFASSNAVQYVGVFFTVAGSNSNIPAVMAYQANNVRGQWTRALSSATLVGFGGIGGIAGSLVFREQDKPHYRPGIWCAIACNLLLMLIVVVQSIWFRIANKRAERGEKLIEGVPGFRYTI from the exons ATGTCGGTCAGCAATACACTCGGCCGAGATGAGAAATACTCCCCAACAGTAGAGAAAGTCGAGGATGCAGGGCACGCTGCGCTCAACAACATCGATTACGATGAGGAGTTCTCGCCggaggagcagaagagaattatTCGGCGGATCGATCTGCGCCTTGTCACGATCACTGGACTGGCGTACTGCGTTTCGCTGATGGATAGGACGAATCTGAGTATGGCCGCTGTTGCGGG TATGGTGGTTGATCTAGAGCT TTGGTATGCACGAT ATGATGTCCAAAAGAGGTTCTCGATCTTCTACCTTATCGGCTGCGTGGCCTCGGCCCTGGCCGGAATCCTGGCGTTCGGGCTGATGCAGCTGGACGGGTCTCAAGGACTGGCaggctggagatggatttTCATCCTCGAAGGAGTCATCACCGGTGCCATTGGCGTTCTAGCCAtaatcttcctcgtcgactTCCCCGACAGAGCCCACAAGTCCTGGAAGTTCTTGAGCGAACGAGAATGCGCATTTGTTGTGCGCCGGATCAACCGTGACCGATCGGACGGGGACGCCGAACCCTTCAGCCTGAAGCGgtttctgaagccagcgctTGATTTGAAGATCTGGGGCTTTGCAGTGATTTTCTT CTGCGTCACGACTGTCAGCTATGCCATTGCATACTTCCTCCCGATCATCCTCTCCGAGGGAATGGGCTTCGATACCGGCACCTCGCAATGCCTCGTCGCGCCTCCCTACGCGGCAGCTGGTTTCGTGATGTACGGTACAAGCTGGGTAGGCGACAAATACCGTATGCGCGGACCAGTCCTCATTTTCAACGCGCTCCTCTGCATCATCGGATTGCCGATGATGGGCTTCGCGTCATCCAATGCCGTACAATACGTAGGCGTCTTCTTCACTGTCGCCGGCTCCAATTCCAACATCCCCGCCGTCATGGCGTACCAGGCCAACAATGTCCGTGGGCAGTGGACTCGCGCGCTGTCCAGCGCGACTCTCGTTGGATTTggaggcattggcggcaTTGCAGGGAGCTTGGTATTCCGGGAACAGGATAAGCCGCATTATCGGCCGGGAATCTGGTGTGCCATTGCTTGCAACTTGCTTCTTATGCTTATCGTTGTGGTGCAGAGTATTTGGTTCAGAATCGCCAATAAGCGAGCGGAGAGGGGGGAGAAGCTCATTGAGGGAGTTCCAGGATTCCGGTACACGATTTAG
- a CDS encoding glycine decarboxylase subunit P (transcript_id=CADANIAT00000321), with the protein MAASLCLRGSRQLALRSQLRSIHPSITRSRLLPTYRAVHSSSQQSHSARRPIYTSSVADHGVPHPRDVFQPVDTFPRRHIGPSPEAAEEMLAVLDPPVKSLDEFVKQVLPADILSKKDLAVTAPSADNGLPRSSVHGGLGETDMLKLLDKYREQIDVSGKTYIGAGYYPTIVPPVILRNILENPAWYTSYTPYQPEISQGRLESLLNFQTLTADLTGLPFANASVLDEATAAAEAMTMSLATQPLAKQKKAGKTYVVSHLCHPQTVAVMRSRAEGFGINLVIGDILADDFKIVKDQGDNLIGVLAQYPDTEGGIYDFQGLSDAIHTAGGTFSVATDLLALTVLKAPGEFGADIAFGNAQRFGVPMGYGGPHAAFFACADKYKRKVPGRVVGVSKDRLGNRALRLALQTREQHIRREKATSNICTAQALLANMSAMYAVYHGPSGLKTIAQRIMSMTAALRERLAALGYNVPAKSNVSDGAAVFDTITIEFSNSEEADAIIAAARQNSIFLRRVSATKVGISLDETAGREELKAILQVFSAHAKAEAALDQELGLASIPASLERTSAYLTHPVFNTHHSETEMLRYIRHLESKDLSLAHSMIPLGSCTMKLNATTEMIPVSWPEFSQMHPFLPADVAKGYTQMIDDLEQQLADITGMAEVTVQPNSGAQGEFAGLRVIKKYQEATGSSKRNICLIPVSAHGTNPASAAMAGMKVVTIKCDTKTGNLDLDDLKAKCEKHKDELAAIMITYPSTFGVYEPGVKKACDLVHQYGGQVYMDGANMNAQIGLCSPGEIGADVCHLNLHKTFCIPHGGGGPGVGPIGVAEHLRPYLPSHPNSEYLQSKRTEKSSPPISAAPWGSASILPITFNYINMMGSKGLTHATKITLLNANYILSRLKDHYPILYTNDNGRCAHEFILDVRKFKDTCGIEAIDIAKRLQDYGFHAPTMSWPVANTLMIEPTESENKAELDRFCDALISIRKEIAAVESGEQPRDGNVLRMAPHTQRDLLATEWDRPYTREQAAYPLPYLLEKKFWPSVTRVDDAHGDQNLFCTCPPVEDSE; encoded by the exons atggccGCGTCCTTGTGCCTGCGTGGCTCTCGCCAGCTCGCTCTGCGCTCTCAATTGCGCTCAATTCACCCCTCCATCACGCGCAGCAGACTCCTCCCAACATACCGTGCCGTGCACAGCTCATCACAACAATCGCACTCCGCTAGGCGCCCCATCTACACTAGCTCAGTGGCGGACCACGGAGTCCCTCATCCTCGCGATGTTTTTCAGCCCGTAGATACGTTTCCTCGGCGCCACATTGGCCCTTCGCCAGAAGCCGCTGAGGAGATGCTCGCCGTTCTTGACCCTCCGGTCAAATCTCTCGACGAGTTCGTCAAACAGGTGCTCCCGGCTGATATCCTCTCGAAGAAGGATCTGGCCGTCACGGCTCCAAGCGCCGACAATGGCCTGCCGCGGAGCAGTGTTCATGGTGGATTGGGAGAGACGGACATGCTGAAGTTGTTGGACAAATACCGGGAACAGATTGACGTCAGCGGGAAGACATACATTGGTGCTGGGTACTACCCCACAATTGTGCCTCCAGTGATCCTCCGAAACATCCTCGAGAACCCGGCGTGGTATACTAGCTACACTCCTTACCAACCGGAGATCAGTCAGGGGCGTCTGGAGTCGCTCTTGAACTTCCAGACCTTGACCGCGGATTTGACCGGGCTCCCGTTCGCCAATGCCTCAGTTTTGGACGAGGCCACTGCGGCGGCCGAGGCCATGACCATGTCGTTGGCCACCCAGCCCCTtgcgaagcagaagaaggccggtaAGACCTACGTTGTCTCTCATCTGTGCCACCCTCAGACCGTTGCGGTGATGCGCTCGCGTGCGGAAGGATTTGGGATCAACCTAGTCATTGGGGACATTCTGGCCGACGACTTCAAGATCGTTAAGGACCAAGGGGATAACCTGATCGGTGTTCTGGCACAGTATCCTGACACCGAGGGTGGAATCTACGATTTCCAGGGCTTGAGCGATGCCATTCACACTGCTGGCGGTACCTTTAGCGTGGCCACCGACCTGCTCGCTTTGACCGTCCTGAAAGCGCCCGGCGAGTTCGGCGCCGACATTGCTTTTGGTAACGCTCAGCGATTTGGTGTTCCTATGGGCTACGGTGGTCCTCATGCCGCCTTCTTTGCCTGCGCTGACAAATACAAGCGCAAGGTTCCCGGCCGTGTTGTCGGTGTGTCCAAGGACCGGCTCGGTAACCGTGCGCTAAGACTGGCGCTCCAAACCCGAGAGCAGCACATTCGTCGCGAAAAGGCAACCAGCAACATCTGTACGGCTCAGGCCCTCCTTGCCAACATGAGTGCCATGTACGCTGTTTACCACGGCCCTTCTGGGCTGAAGACCATCGCCCAGCGCATCATGTCGATGACTGCCGCTTTGCGGGAGAGACTTGCGGCTTTGGGCTACAACGTCCCTGCCAAGTCCAACGTCTCTGACGGTGCTGCGGTTTTCGATACTATCACGATCGAATTCTCGAACAGTGAAGAGGCCGATGCTATTATTGCTGCTGCCCGTCAGAACTCGATCTTCCTCCGGCGCGTCTCTGCTACCAAGGTCGGAATCTCTCTCGATGAGACTGCTGGCCGCGAAGAGCTCAAGGCCATTCTGCAGGTCTTTTCCGCTCACGCCAAAGCCGAGGCTGCTCTTGACCAGGAACTCGGCCTTGCTTCTATCCCAGCGAGCCTGGAGCGTACTTCCGCCTACCTCACCCACCCCGTCTTCAACACCCATCACTCGGAAACGGAGATGCTGCGGTACATCCGCCACCTGGAGTCCAAGGACTTGTCTCTCGCCCACTCTATGATCCCTCTTGGCTCCTGCACTATGAAGCTTAACGCTACGACCGAGATGATTCCTGTCTCATGGCCCGAGTTCTCGCAGATGCACCCGTTCCTTCCTGCAGATGTCGCCAAAGGATACACCCAGATGATTGATGACTTGGAGCAGCAGTTGGCCGACATCACTGGAATGGCCGAGGTTACGGTCCAGCCGAACTCTGGCGCCCAGGGCGAATTCGCAGGTCTGCGTGTTATCAAGAAGTACCAGGAAGCGACCGGCAGTTCTAAGCGCAATATCTGTCTGATCCCGGTTTCTGCGCACGGTACTAATCCTGCTAGTGCCGCTATGGCAGGTATGAAGGTTGTAACGATCAAGTGTGACACCAAGACGGGCAATCTTGATCTGGACGATCTGAAAGCCAAGTGCGAGAAGCATAAAGATGAGCTAGCTGCTATCATGATTACCTACCCCAGCACATTCGGAGTGTACGAGCCCGGCGTCAAGAAGGCTTGCGACCTTGTGCACCAGTATGGTGGCCAGGTGTATATGGACGGTGCCAACATGAACGCTCAGATTGGCCTCTGCTCTCCGGGCGAAATTGGTGCCGATGTCTGCCATCTGAACCTGCACAAGACTTTCTGCATTCCCCACGGCGGCGGTGGCCCCGGTGTTGGTCCTATTGGTGTTGCAGAGCATCTTCGTCCCTACCTTCCCTCTCACCCCAACAGCGAATACCTCCAGTCCAAACGAACTGAGAAATCCTCGCCGCCGATCAGCGCTGCGCCTTGGGGTAGCGCCAGTATCCTTCCTATCACCTTCAACTACATTAACATGATGGGCTCCAAAGGCTTGACCCACGCCACTAAGATCACCCTCCTCAACGCTAACTACATCCTGTCACGCCTCAAAGACCACTACCCCATCCTCTACACCAACGACAACGGCCGCTGTGCGCACGAGTTCATCCTCGACGTCCGCAAGTTCAAGGACACCTGCGGTATTGAAGCCATTGATATCGCCAAGCGTCTACAGGACTATGGCTTCCACGCCCCGACCATGTCCTGGCCGGTGGCAAACACTCTCATGATCGAGCCCACGGAGTCGGAGAACAAGGCCGAGCTCGACCGCTTCTGCGATGCTCTCATCTCGATCCGCAAGGAGATCGCCGCCGTGGAGAGCGGTGAGCAGCCGCGTGATGGCAACGTCCTCCGAATGGCGCCTCACACCCAGCGCGACCTCTTGGCGACAGAGTGGGATCGCCCGTACACCCGCGAGCAGGCGGCCTACCCTCTTCCTTACCTTCTCGAGAAGAAGTTCTGGCCCTCCGTGACGCGAGTCGATGATG CCCACGGAGACCAGAATTTGTTCTGTACATGCCCGCCGGTGGAGGACAGTGAATAA
- a CDS encoding chlorohydrolase family protein (transcript_id=CADANIAT00000322), whose product MESKITLFYGTFVDLPRTRSGEKHELAIRHGAIWVSSATGRIQGFDWSIANEAELQSLLRKKGWTGVPIIRALEQENEFFFPGFIDTHIHAPQYPNSGLFGSSTLLDWLETYTFPLESSMSNLDKARTAYNAVISRTLANGTTCASYYATIHVPATNLLASLCHTRGQRALIGRVCMDNPAFCPDYYRDESAEASIELTKETIAHIHSLPDSDKESERLVKPIITPRFAPTCSTSALTSLGQLAASHTPPLHIQTHISENPNEVSLVQSLFPEHPSYAAVYDACSLLTHRTILAHAVHLTQPEKELIASRNAKISHCPASNSALGSGLAPVRDLIDNGITVGLGTDVSGGYSPSILEAVRQACLVSRLLRHSTASTSSSGNSTQNETEGREVLSVEEALYLATRGGAAVIDMPNELGGFEVGMFWDVQLIRLGATVQETPQTGSHSDSRSVVDIFGWESWAEKVHKWVWTGNDRNVRRVWVGGAVVHDLDDGSCVGEETMLGSWFGKSLQRDWTRWAVASVGVAILGFAIGRRSLGSR is encoded by the exons ATGGAATCTAAGATCACTTTGTTTTACGGAACGTTTGTGGACCTCCCTCGAACCAGGTCAGGCGAGAAGCATGAGCTCGCAATCAGACATGGTGCGATCTGGGTATCATCGGCTACCGGCCGGATCCAGGGATTCGACTGGAGTATCGCAAACgaggcagagctgcagtCCTTGCTCAGGAAGAAAGGCTGGACCGGAGTCCCGATAATACGCGCACTAGAGCAAGAGAATGAGTTCTTTTTTCCCGGTTTCATCG ATACACACATTCACGCGCCTCAATACCCCAATTCAGGCCTTTTCGGCTCGTCAACCCTCCTCGATTGGTTGGAGACATATACATTTCCCCTCGAGAGCTCTATGAGCAACCTTGATAAAGCCCGCACCGCATACAACGCCGTCATCTCCCGCACTCTCGCCAACGGGACTACCTGTGCCTCCTACTATGCAACCATCCATGTCCCCGCCACAAACCTGCTAGCGAGTCTCTGCCACACCCGCGGGCAGCGAGCCCTCATCGGCCGCGTCTGCATGGATAATCCAGCCTTTTGTCCGGACTACTACCGTGATGAATCCGCAGAGGCGTCTATTGAGCTTACAAAAGAGACGATAGCACATATCcattctcttccagataGTGATAAGGAAAGTGAGAGACTAGTCAAGCCGATTATCACACCACGCTTCGCCCCAACCTGTTCCACCTCAGCACTTACCTCGCTCGGCCAGCTCGCTGCATCCCACACTCCACCCCTGCACATCCAAACACACATCTCCGAGAACCCGAACGAAGTCAGTCTCGTCCAGTCCTTGTTCCCAGAACACCCGTCCTACGCCGCTGTCTACGACGCGTGTTCCCTTCTAACCCATCGCACGATCCTCGCGCACGCGGTCCATCTCACCCAGCCCGAAAAAGAACTCATTGCGTCGCGAAACGCCAAAATCAGCCACTGCCCGGCTTCTAACTCTGCCCTTGGATCTGGGTTAGCGCCAGTAAGGGACCTGATTGATAATGGAATCACCGTAGGCCTGGGTACGGATGTTTCGGGCGGGTATAGCCCAAGTATCCTTGAGGCTGTGAGGCAAGCTTGTCTCGTTAGTAGGCTGCTCAGGCACAGCACGGCATCGACGTCGTCCTCGGGAAATAGCACCCAAAACGAGACAGAAGGGAGGGAGGTCCTCTCCGTCGAGGAGGCGCTGTACCTTGCAACGCGCGGCGGGGCCGCAGTTATCGACATGCCCAATGAGCTAGGAGGATTCGAGGTGGGAATGTTCTGGGATGTGCAGCTTATCCGACTTGGAGCAACAGTCCAGGAAACGCCGCAGACTGGTTCTCATTCCGACTCCCGCTCcgttgttgatatcttcgGCTGGGAGTCCTGGGCTGAGAAGGTTCATAAGTGGGTTTGGACCGGGAATGATCGGAACGTGAGGCGGGTATGGGTGGGGGGTGCGGTTGTTCATGATCTTGATGATGGTAGCTGCGTTGGTGAGGAGACCATGCTTGGAAGCTGGTTTGGAAAGAGCCTTCAGCGAGATTGGACGCGGTGGGCTGTTGCAAGTGTCGGGGTGGCAATACTAGGGTTTGCTATAGGGAGGAGAAGCCTAGGTTcacgatga
- the rglA gene encoding rhamnogalacturonate lyase B (transcript_id=CADANIAT00000323) has product MLSKTFLLSSAVLWARVANAAFGITDNGSSYTIDANSPNPLKFTVNKSSCDITSIVYYGSEFQYSGKGSHIGSGLGSATVSATQSGDYIKVTCDTSSLTHYFVVHNGDPIIHMATYITAEPDIGELRFIARLNSNLLPNEEPFGDVSTTSGGSAIEGSDVFLVNGETRSKFYSSERFIDDHRHCISGSAHRVCMILNQYESSSGGPFFRDINSNNGGDYNALYWYMNSGHVQTESFRTGLHGPYSMYFSRSGTPSTNIDTSFFASLGIKGYVAANGRGTVTGKASGADSSMDWVVHWYNNDAQYWTYTASDGSFTSPAMKPGTYTMKYYQGEFPVAETTVTVSAGSSTTKNISGSVKTGTTIFKIGEWDGQPTGFRNADKQLRMHPSDSRMDSWSSTYTVGSSSLSDFPMAVFKSVNNPVTIKFTATSAQTGAATLRIGTTLSFAGGRPQATINSYTGPAPSAPTNLNSRGVTRGAYRGLGEVYDVSVPAGTIVTGENTITISVISGSSGDAFLSPNVVFDCIELFQ; this is encoded by the exons ATGTTGTCCAAGAcattccttctttcctctgCCGTCTTGTGGGCTAGGGTGGCTAATGCGGCCTTTGGCATTACCGACAACGGCAGTTCCTACACGATCGACGCCAACTCTCCCAACCCGCTGAAATTCACTGTCAACAAGTCCAGCTGCGACATCACATCAATTGTTTACTATGGATCCGAGTTTCAGTATTCCGGAAAAGGGAGTCATATTGGCTCCGGTCTCGGCTCGGCCACAGTCTCTGCGACTCAGAGCG GCGACTACATTAAGGTTACTTGCGACACATCAAGCTTGACGCACTATTTCGTTGTGCACAATGGTGACCCCATCATCCATATGGCGACCTATATTACTGCAG AGCCTGATATTGGTGAGCTGCGGTTTATTGCTCGACTTAACTCAAACCTCCTGCCGAATGAAGAGCCATTTGGGGATGTATCTACGACATCCGGCGGGTCAGCTATCGAGGGCTCCGATGTATTCCTGGTCAACGGCGAGACCCGTAGCAAATTCTACTCCAGCGAACGGTTTATCGATGACCACAGGCACT GCATTTCGGGAAGCGCACACCGTGTCTGCATGATCTTGAACCAATACGAGTCTTCCTCTGGTGGTCCTTTCTTCCG CGACATCAACTCCAATAACGGCGGTGATTACAATGCCCTCTATTGGTACATG AACTCCGGCCACGTCCAAACCGAATCATTCCGTACGGGCCTCCACGGTCCCTACTCGATGTACTTCAGTCGAAGCGGAACCCCCAGCACCAACATCGACACatccttcttcgccagcctTGGTATTAAGGGTTATGTTGCTGCCAACGGACGTGGAACTGTCACCGGCAAAGCTTCCGGCGCAGACTCGAGCATGGACTGGGTGGTTCACTG GTACAACAATGATGCCCAGTACTGGACCTACACAGCGTCCGACGGCAGTTTCACCTCTCCTGCCATGAAACCCGGCACGTACACGATGAAATACTATCAAGGCGAATTCCCAGTGGCGGAAACCACCGTGACTGTATCGGCCGGATCATCGACCACGAAAAACATCTCCGGCTCGGTCAAAACAGGCACGACGATCTTCAAAATTGGAGAATGGGATGGCCA ACCAACTGGCTTCCGCAACGCAGATAAACAACTCCGCATGCACCCCTCCGACTCCCGGATGGACTCCTGGTCTTCCACCTACACAGttggctcttcttcgctctctgACTTCCCCATGGCTGTCTTCAAGAGCGTCAATAACCCCGTGACGATCAAGTTCACCGCTACTTCTGCACAGACAGGTGCTGCAACTCTCCGCATCGGCACAACCCTCTCCTTCGCTGGTGGTCGGCCGCAGGCAACG ATCAACAGCTATACCGGCCCGGCTCCCTCAGCGCCTACTAATCTCAACTCCCGAGGTGTCACGCGAGGTGCTTACCGTGGGCTTGGGGAGGTGTATGATGTTAGCGTGCCCGCTGGAACAATTGTTACGGGCGAGAATACG ATCACTATAAGCGTTATTTCCGGAAGCTCAGGTGACGCCTTCTTGAGCCCTAACGTG GTTTTTGATTGCATTGAACTTTTCCAGTAA